CGCCGCGATCTTCTGTTTTTGCTCATAACTGAACCGCTCAGCGTTCAAAACAACACCTGCCGGGTTTCCACCGGAATCGCCGTCAACAAAGGCACTTACGATTGGAACTTCAATCTTCATGGTGGTTTCTCCTTAGTGCTGATCTGGTTTGTGTCACCTGAATTCTTTCAGTCGACGGTGATGGGAACAAACGGGTAAAATGGTTCTATGCTTAATTAAAAGTTAACCGTAAGCTGAGCGAATCCAATGCAGAAACTCCCTCCACTCAGGGCATTACAGGCCTTTCGCTACGCCGCCAGAGAATTGAGCTTCAAGGCCGCAGCGGAGGCGCTGAACATTTCCCAAGCGGCCGTCAGCACCCATATCCGTGGCCTCGAAGATTTTCTGGGTTTGAAGCTCTTTGTTCGTTTAACCCGGCAAGTGCAATTGACGCACGAAGGCAGGGCGCTTTCAGGGTATGTAGAAACGGGATTTCAAGAGCTGGAGAGAGGCATAGCGCTGTTTGCGCCGAATTCTGATCCCGGGCGTTTAACCGTGGCAACGGTGCCATCCTTTGCCAGTCGGTGGCTTGTTCCCAGAATTGACTCGTTCCTGAAAGCTCACCCGGAGATCCAGCTAGGCCTGCAACCCAGCGTCCAGTTGGTGGATTTTCAGGGTGATGGTGTCGACCTCGCGATTCGTTTTGGGAGGGGGGACTATGCCGGGCTCGAATCCAGACCATTACTCGAAGAGAAACTGCTGCCGGTCTGTCACAGCATGCTCATTGATAACGAGCCTGTGACGCCCGAGAGCCTGGCGAGGCTTCCCTGGCTTATCGATCAATCGATCGACATGGAAAGCTCGTGGATTGCGTTTCAGGAAGAGCTTGGCATCGAAATATCTGAAAGCTCGATAACGCTGCGAGTTACAGAGGGAACGACGCTTGTAGAAGCCGTGCTTGCAGGCAGAGGTATTGCGTTGATGCGGTACAGTCTTGTTGCCGATCTACTTAAAGCCGGCTTGCTTCAGTGCCCAATCGACATTTCGGTGCCGTCGGAATACCAGTATTACCTCGTTGCACCAGAGGCAAAATTTCGCACGGACAAGGTTCGTGCATTCGTTTCGTGGATTACCGGGGAAGTGGGCTCAAATTAGCGCTGAAGACCCGAGCTAATGGCCAATTTTGGGGGAGACATCAACTCCCCCTTAAATCAATGTCCCAGTATATCGGTTTCATTTTTCTTTGCGTTTTTCTCCTTCTTTTTTTCCTTGGCGGTTAAAAGCGGTTTCTTTTTAGTGTCTTTTTTTCTGTCCTGGCTTTTACTCATGCGGTCTGTCCACCTCTGTCTGATGCCCATGCTTTCAGCATCCAGTATGAACCCAATTTCGAGTAACTGATAGGATT
Above is a genomic segment from Marinobacter panjinensis containing:
- a CDS encoding LysR substrate-binding domain-containing protein, yielding MQKLPPLRALQAFRYAARELSFKAAAEALNISQAAVSTHIRGLEDFLGLKLFVRLTRQVQLTHEGRALSGYVETGFQELERGIALFAPNSDPGRLTVATVPSFASRWLVPRIDSFLKAHPEIQLGLQPSVQLVDFQGDGVDLAIRFGRGDYAGLESRPLLEEKLLPVCHSMLIDNEPVTPESLARLPWLIDQSIDMESSWIAFQEELGIEISESSITLRVTEGTTLVEAVLAGRGIALMRYSLVADLLKAGLLQCPIDISVPSEYQYYLVAPEAKFRTDKVRAFVSWITGEVGSN